From Platichthys flesus chromosome 7, fPlaFle2.1, whole genome shotgun sequence:
AAACCCCACGCGTCAGCTCTATGACCGCTAACGGTTTTGTATGAAGTTACTTGTTTGTAGCTTGGACTCATAATGGTTTTTAACTTATTGTTAGAGCTGCTTTtagacattacattacttttcaTTTAGCTAACGATTTTATCCAAAGCatcttacaataagtgcattgaACCATGaggggtacaaacccagaaccacGAGAATCAAGAAAGGAAAATTTTCTCGGACATGCACTGGGCTCTGGATAACTTCCGGACATTCGCCAAAGTGTCTCCTCCAAGCCCCCTGGTAGACACCACGAATGCATGAGgtcctctggaggattcaccAAGAGCGAGTgttgtgtgttgatgacgtCTCTAACACGTGACAGACTcataacagattaaaaaagctaaaaagaaaacaaagagagattTTGGTGTAAGATCCGACGCGGATGTCGATGTAAACCAAACCAAATGATGGCTCCTGTGTTGTTAGCGTGTCCGAGTGGAGAACCTCCGGCTTCGTtgctcatgtgtgaaaggtgAAGTCACTGTGCGGAGCTCctgcagagttcatgtctgaaaacagcttatgtGCTGACGCCAAAGTTGCTTTTTTAAAACGTATATCTTGTGAATCTACACACTGGAATGttgtattgatttgttttatgttaCTGTTTTTTCTAATCTTTCTACTGCACCTTAACAAactgaaagtgtttttaaaatatacaaaacctTGATTGTTTGGATTAGTTGCTGTTGCAAGTTATTTGGCCATAacagttttaaaacatgttcagtAACAACCAGTATCCagctaatttatttttattttgaatattatttaaattctcCTCAACTTAGACAGAGTCAACAGTCTGACTGACACGAGCCCAAGGACCGGGATGGATTCAAATGAGAAACAGCACCAAACACAATTTTCTCTCGGTTTTATTCAAGTGCCGTGTAAAGTAAAATAGCAGAGTTCATATTAGAAACAATCACAAAGCGACTGATACAAAAGAGGCTCTTAGAGTTACACAAGTGAAAAGAACTTTCAGAGAAGAGTTGCCAGAGCTGAGAAGAACCAGAAGTTCCACTGGGACCAAACAGATCAGAGCAGCGTTGGAATCAGACCAGGTCGTGTGGCAGTTTCCACTCTGACACATTAAATTAACTTCATGTGAAAACCAGACTGTTAGAGTAACTTTGGCTTTATTTGATTATCTCAGTACTTGACGGTACAACAAGTACTTTTCTGACCAATTCCAAATCGCAGAAAAATGTAGTTATAGAATCAAAACTTGTCTTCATCAACATAGCATTAGAAACTAAATagctttttaaagtaaaaaaaaaaaagagcaggttccaaatagatttattttctgcaaaTACACATTGTAAACTGGTTAATAAACATCTTATTGAAACATGGCTGTATGTACAGGAGTTAAAGGAATGATTGCCTTTCAGAGCTCGCTTGGTCCGCTGGATAGTTTCAACAGGTCGACTCCACAGTTTCATCTTTTTAACCAAACACATTATGTTGAGCCAATTGACTATATActggtaaatatatatattaacatctACACATGATATCTGTAAAGATACGAAAGGTAGGCCACCTCAGCTGAGGCAGACAGGTAGCAAACTGAGAAGCAAGGATGCACCGAAGTCTGTTATGATCAGTccctggacaaacacacaacaccaccCACAACCCACAGACATCAGTCTATAAAAACTACACAGAGATCAGCTATGgctttaaaagacatttttaaaaatgttaaaaagatgCTGGAGACACCTGAACTATTGTCTCTTTGCCTGGAATGAGTCTCACTCAACATTTTGTCCAACACACTCGACGACACAAAAACATTCTGCAGACAGCGAGGACAAAAGTCGACATGAAGCATCAGAGAGAAAATGCACAAATCTGTGCACGTGTGATTCTTAAAAAATTACCATGATGTAAACCttgaaaaattatatttctatacATTAATGATAGCAGTGTTTAAGGCACAGTCTGTACAGTTGGGCCACGATTGGCAAGTAGATGTGTGAATCAGGATGAACCTACATGTTGTGTGAAACaaacagttttcagtttttcctgATTTGACGAACAGAGAACAGGTTTTAACGGATTCTTTTTAGAGAATTTTCCACGAAAGCGAAACTCGTCCTTCACCTCTACTGAGAGAACATCCTGTTGTGGCTTTGTCCCTGTCGTCTGtctcaaagattaaaaagtgCAAGAGCAGACTTGATAACGCCCCCCAGGAGCATCGTAGTAACTCATCCACAACTGTCCCGGTGTGCTGCCGTCCAAGATCATCCCAGACTCCTACATTTACCCTTTTCGGGAAAACTTCGTccaaaaactgcattttgaCGAGTTGCATTAGAAAAAAGGCAaaaccttttcaaaacaaaaacaggactGGGGACAATCCTGGACCGACAGTGACTCCAAACTCCATTCAAAGAAAGAGACTATTTTAATGAGCTCACACATCAGATCCTGAGCCTTTAGAGAATTTGACTCCTCATTACCGCTGCATATTTCTAACATACACCTCAGGCTGTGCAATCCTGAGTCTCTGACATTGACTGATACGATTTGTTTACTATGGAGCCCCAAAGCGTTCAAGAAATAGTTTTTGTAAAAATTGTTatattatactttatattttttactctCATGAAGTTGATATTCAATTTTTGCTCagagatttttttcaaattttgttCTCGGCCACTCACTTGAAAGTCACTTTTCAAGACAACCGAGTTGTAgtttcagccaatcacaagtCTCGGATCTCAGCTTCAACATAGCAATTAGCACACATTTCATTATAACTGACATTTAACGTGGCGAAACAAACAAGAATGCTGAAAATGTGATAATACAGTAATGGTCTAGAATTATTTCAGTTTAAccatgattatttatttttaaaatggcTTATTTATCtagtttgattgattttcaCTGAAAACTTTGGGGTTTTCatagttttcctgtttttctcacaCTTTCATTCTGCCAGACAAATTTGAATGAGGGGCGACGTCGTAGTGACTCTATTTGAATTGAGTTTGGTGAGACTTTTAAAAGGGCACAGAGCGGGGTCGAGTTAAGACCAGGACTTTGGAGTCATGGAGACCTTGGAAAAGACCCTGAAGATCCCAGAGCAGGCCTCAGAACTCCTCGTCCTCCGAGCTGAGGTAGTTCTGTTTCTTCCTCACGTTCCAGTGTAAACACTGTGCCAGGCTCTCAAACCAGTCGTTGACCGGGTCCCGGAAACAGATGGAAGGAACAGGGAAGCAGGAAGTGGTGATGGTAATACTGGAAGAGGGATGGAAAAAAGTGTGAGGGGGCCTTTGTGTTGCAAAGGCCAAAACCAAGGGAAAGTACAGGTATTCGTAATAATGAGAACAAAGGAGGAGGTGTTTACACCAGATGCAGCAACACAACTTCCCCCTGTAGCAACACTGGGTGTTTGTTGAAATATGCTTCAATAACTCTAAATGAAGGGCAGACATTTTACAAGAAGCAGGAAGGTGATTATCTGTGGATGAGTTTCACAAAGGCCTTTAGCCCGTTAAGCAGGTTGATGAGGTCATGTAACAAAACCTGCAAGTTCTGAGGTATTTAAAACTATTATCCATATCCACATAACCATTATCCATTTTGCTCCTTTACTCTTCTTCTACTATTATATCTAGAGATATTCCAATACAGATACCAGCATCTGAAATGCCTCAGATTCTGCCGAAAATACCAGGTCAGACATCAGTGAATACACAAATCTATGTATTGATCCGGTACCACGATAGAGTATGTTAGTTTTACCAggataaaactgaaaatgtatttagcaacaaatcacttcttcttcaccGCTGCAAAACAGCAGTTACCTTTTACTTCCATGTCAAGTCCTGTTTTTAGAGTGATGAAGAAGACATGATTGTTGGTAGTGTAGACTTAGACAGAGCTAGCTAATAAGTCAGATATTTGCTTATATCTCAATTGTAATTATTCTGATTTCCtgaatgtatttgtgttgtttttcagttcCGCCTGTCAACCTAGATAATTACAGAAGTTCTGTGAGATTCATTCTCTGTATAGGTTTTTTCAAAGGGTTTAATCTGGGCCACGGCAAACAACAATGATGGCATCACCACTTCTTTTAATAACAAACAGGGTTAGTAAAAAACGGCTCTTACAATAAATCCACGTTTCAAATTCTTAAAGGAACAATGGCTACTATTATGTCAGTTCAGGTTTTTGTTATGGAGTGGTGTATGTGGACTAACCTGTCTCCATGGCAGATCTCTTGTCTCTTCCTTCCATCAAATGACACCCAGGCTGTGTTTCTGGCCTCACGAGACAACATGATCTACATTGGAAATAAAGATACAAGCATATATTGTGATTTGTCCAGAAAATGTTCTGCTGCATTCTTACAGCGGCATTTCAATGAAAACAGTTACACCTCCGTGACTCAGTCAGAGTCAGTGGGTGTAAATACCTTGAGTTCCACCCCTGCCGGCACCACGATGGGTCTGAAGGAGAGCGAGTGGGGGCAGATGGGGGTGATCATGATGGCCGGGACATTGGGATGGATCATGGAGGCTCCAGCTGCCACAGCATACGCTGTACTTCCTGTAGGTGTAGATACTAtcacacctgaggacacaaacaaaaactgtaTGAAGACACAATATCACGACTGGAGGCATCAAAAGTGTTATTGTGAGtgatatttcacaataaaagtcatttATAATAgtataaatactttttatttgatAGTATCAGTGTCAACGTAAGAGTTCCAAAAAATCGCTCTTACTATAAGTCTTGTGTATGATTatacttatttatacataacaAATTCTCTGTTGTTAATTTCTTTAAGTGTCAGATTCATTGTTTAGTCTATAAACGTAAAAgttaactccccccccccccccccccccccatgagtGGTTTGCGTGCTTTAAATTTCTTGCTGGAAGTTTTTCTGCTTCAGAGACTAAACTCTGTCTCCATACTGTGAATCCATATCAGTATATCAGTCAGATTTCATAATGAATCCTGGAAAGGAAAGTACATGCTTGACATCCTCAATAACATACAACACTGATCTGATCTATCTGAGGCGTTTACATCGTCTCAGACCCTTGATCCAAAAGACAGATGATTGGCCCACTCACCATCTGCCTGCACTGTGGTAATGAGGTGTCCGTCCAAGAAGAGGTCGACATTGGAGAGATAGGAGGAAGGTCCTCTGTCCACCACCACCTCGTTTAgtacctgacacacacacagaaaacaatataTTCACTTATTTACTTTTGCAGAAACCAGCTACTCCAGTGTCTACATTACTTTTAATCATATGTCTATACCAGTGGttcaaaaatgatttgtttgagAGAAATGTACAATATTATTATTGCAATACTACTATACTAGTACAGGGGTCCGGAGGGCAACCATTCAAATCTGTGAAGTGCGACTAAAAATGGTCCTTTGTCAATAAGTTAAAAAGCAGTGGGAGAAGCTCACAGGATTGCTCGAATGGTTTGAAAGATTAGGATGTCCATTTTTGACCATAAGACCAGTGTGGAGTACTGCGCCTAAAGTTGGTGATACTGGTAGTAAAACCATAACGATATGAACCGGTTTATCCAGTTAGGCTTATCAAACAGATGTTAGAAAAACGTCCATCTACTACAACatcaatgtcaagtataggCAGACACAGTCCTCGTCGGTGATAATGACAGGACATATACAAGTCACACAAAGGTCTTTAGTCGGCtccctaaatcacattgtgaaaCCTAAACTAACCTACACATGCACCTCCCCCTGAGCAAGTAGAGAGGAActtcagagttcagtgcatgttcGTAAGCAGCTCTAATGACTGTTTGCTCATCTTGGTCTTGAACAACAGGTTTAAAGACCACAGGCGACAGCCAAGTCattatgatgacatcacatgcaTGAGCTGTTTTTGTCATGGACATTTTCGTGGTCAGCAcagaaaatatttgtgttttactgttgtGATTACTTCGGATGTTATTTGCCTCCAACACTCCACTTAGTGGTGGTTTGTAAATCCTCCAACATGAACGGATGAACATATTACCTGATACTGAATGGCTTTGCGGCTACTTTCAATATCCCCATTGGTCAGAATGATGCCCTTTTCGTCCACTCTGGCCTTCTTCTCCCAGTTCTCTTTAAGCACCTTCACTTTCAAGCGACTTCGCAGGACAAGGGCAGCGTTACCTGTAATGAAtacacatgtatttataataatgCTCTGTAAAGGAAAACTGGAGCATAACAAAAACGTTTTGGAAGCTGAGCAGGCTTTAGTGTTGAATAAAAAGGCTGAAGATTCAGTACCTTCAATTATTTGGGTGACCTGAGACTGGTAGCTGTCGAAATTAAAAGGTGTCAGGAAGCCTAGGGAGCCCAGGTGGAAGGCCATAACTGGTGGAACACTCTCCTTCAAATAACAGAGGAacagagatttatttataaagcacattaaaaacaacagtggTTGAGCTAAAGTGCTTTACATCATGGAAAAGAAAGGCAACACAGGCATGGATAAATTATAAGGTACAAAAAGTTACTTTATAGCTGTAAATGTGCAAAACCCTGTGGGATTTGGTTTAAGTGTCAGCTGTTAAATACCTGGAAAAGTGAAGATGCATACAGCAACGTTCCATCTCCACCAAGACAGATGATGAAGTCTACACGGTTTGAGATGTCGTCAAGATCTTGGAAAGGAAACCCCAAAAACAgtcaataaatcatttaaatatctTATCTAAAACTACATATGATTTTTGTTCATATAcagtgttatatatatatgtgtgttaaTCACAATATAGACAGGCTGGTTTTCATACCCTCACTAAAAGTGCAGAATTTCTTGGTAATGGCCCCAAAGTTTTCATCTCCTGAAATGGCCGGGTCATCCAGAACTTTGTTTTCTACGTAAACAATCATGTCTTTCACCTGGAACAACACAAAATGATACATGGTTAGTGATATTCTCTGCAGcgattttttcttttaatatatatatccatGCCAAGAATAAAAAGGCTGATTGACCTAATGTCCTTTTAAACCCGGAATAATTATGGTTAACTCTCAATGGATGACAGATATTTGTTACATAATAGCACATCTACGGTTAAGCGCTCTAGGCACCCGCCTGGATGGGTATAGTCTGGCCGAGGCTATTTTACACCCCCGGGTATAGATTGGCATAGGACAGTTTATCCCCTGGGGTATACTCTGGCCTGGATGGGTATACTTTGGTCTAGGCTATTTCACACCCCCGGGTATAATGTGGTCTAGCACAGTTTAGCCCCGGGGTATACTCTGGCCTGGGCTGCGGTGTTTCACTGCCGCTGTGAAATGCCCAATTGCTTAACATGGGCGAAGAAAGGAAGTAGACAGCATTTTGTGGCGCTTCTCAAGCATCCGCCTACTCTGTGGCGCCGGGGTAAGGTTCATTAGCTTGATCCCACAAACACTGCCTGTGTTGACTGTTAAAGGCAGAGCAGTATGTGCTCATACCTCTGTGAGGAATATGCAGAGCTCTTTGAAAGGCTGAAGCAGACTGGCATCTCGGATCTTCTTGATGACGAGGACACTTTTTGGTGGCTTGTTCCATGTAAGTCTCTGGCTGGCGGGGTCCTGAATGTGCCtgaacacacaagcacataaaaaaaaatttcaatGAAGGGTAAAACAGACTCAACAGTCGAGTCATAATTCTCCAGGAGAAAAACCCATCTAATTCAAAGTAAGACCTGAGCCTTGTGCCTCAGACTTCTGCTGATGTAAGATCTGTCATAACCAGGCCTGCTTAGTCCCGATCCAATTAGAGACATCGGCTTAAGTCTAGCTCTGTTGCCACATAGTGTACTGTATGGCTGACCCCCATGTGTCAGCTGCAGGGCCGTCACCTTAACTCCTGACAGACACTGTGGGATATGAATAGCACAAcgtaaaatgtttttacaaataaaGACATCTGCGAAAGGCAAGATACATTTTTGAGAGACATACATTAACCAAATGCATTTTGGGATGGACAGGGAGCCACAGGTTTGGAGGGCAAAGGTTCACAACACCATAAACTCAGAAGTCTGTTGACTTAAGCTAGTTATGGCTTAGTCTTACATACATAATAAGATAGTTACAGATTGTACTAGAGTCTGCTTCACAAAGGTTTATTTGTGTGATGTCTGATAACAGCTTGGTAGCAGGAGCTTcgtaaaataaactgaaatgagcattcacacatttttatattagtTTATCGTCAGTATCCGTTATTCCCCGTGTGTCACAATCAAACAACTATAGTGATGCAAAGATTAGTcgaaacaagaagaaaaaaggtaATTATAATGGACATGGGTCAACTCTGGTCGTCAACAATCTATGAGACAGTTCGACTTGGCGTGCGAGacagcaaataaataaagatctcatagcaggagaaaaaaacaggcGACTAATATGTCCTTTGGGTTGGTCTATTCTGGTTTCCCTGTGAGGAAAAAGGACAACTGTTCCATTAAAGCTGGAAACATGCAGATAAACTGGATGAGTTGTTCGGTCAAATGAAGAATCGTAATTTGAAGTTCATTCTTTTTGGTCGAGTGCCCAACAAGAAGCTTTCACAAGACCACAATCTGACAGAGACAAAGTATCACAGGCAAGTTCGGTGTTGAGCAAGCTGACAGCTAAGAAGACTAAACCTCATTCTGGAGGAGAAATTGTAGTTGAGTGAATTGTTGTGGCTGTGGAGCTGCTTTACCCAAAGAACCATCAAAGAGTGTAATACTGACATGGCACtagagtgaaaacacacagaggtacTACCAAATTGTTTGAGCTAATTGTTTTGACAatgaacatattttaaatattttatcatttgaaCAGTTTAGTTACCTGCCACAGATGCAGCCCCGATCATGGCTGGTCtataaaacaaattaactgGACTGGTGTGATAGAAATTGGCTGTCATTTTGCCTCATGACGGACATCACTAGAACACGACCATTATATCAGTCGATTATACAACAATTATACCAGCCAGTAAGGGCCTAGGTTGTTGGTTATTGAATATATCAGCACACATTAGACATCATATCCTCAGATCCAAAAACATGTGATGCAGATACTGCAGAAAAAATATCAGGGGTCATTAAGAAATGATTAAAGCACAATAGATTTATCTCAAAAGATAAATCTATTGTGgaacaaaatatttttatacTCGTCATTTGTAGgtgaacagaaacaacaaatTGCTCTCAGAGCTGAAAGTCTCTAAGGTTCCAATCAGCTTCTGAGCTCTAtgatttcaaatataaaataattcaatCAAATAATTTGAAGAGAAATTAAAGCTCTGACACAAAAAACTTGCATTTTCCTTCACAGCGAGAAAAAAAGCATATCATGACATCTGAACATGCAAGTGAGTTTGCAAAAACACCTCCAGTCGAGAGCATACATGGAGTGTGAAGTATACAAAAGGACCCGAGTGTGGTTGTTAAGCTATTAAACTTGGAATCAGCTGGTGAACCAGACAAACTATAACAAAGTCACTGAGCTGCAAAGCCACAACAAGCTCAAAACTACAGTAGATACAACAACTTGAATTTACATTCTAAGGTTTCGAACCCTTTTTCCCCTTCCTGCTGATATGTGATGATGTTTCCAACAAGGCTGACAAAAACCCGGATAACCACCTGTGAATAGCATCATCATGGTCATCTTCACTACCATCTAACATCACATGCTTCATTAAAGAGTAGTAGTTCCAGCCATCTCATTAGAGAGATAAGTGTGATATATGATTTGAATAATGTAGTTTGGCCCTAAAAGAATGTAAACAATTTTGAACAGGCCCCGGATAGGTAAAGTTCCCTAACCCTGAAATATATTAAACTTGGAAATCCAAGAAAATCACAAGctataacaaaaacaacatgatctTGGTCACTTCAATGAAAGTATATGATTTACCAATTTACTTTACTAAATCTCAACTAGCATAAGAGAGCGtctacctccgccaaggcccaacagtcccctttaaGAAACAACATATAAATTCACTTGATCAGGATTGTTAATCGGATCTGTAACAAATTGAATACACACAtgaatatcagtcctctaaaacatatctgaaataaaaaaagaatccctCCCTCTTAAACGTCTCCTGATATGACCTCCGGTATAGTGACAAATCGGTGCAGGTTTCCTCTCCACCTGAGCACTTTAAGCTGTTAATGTATCCTTTAAAATTAGAGACTCAAGTATTTGGAAATAAACACCTGAAGAGTCCAGAGAACCTTATTTAACGACATGCAAGTCATATAAAAACTAcatgaacaaacacaactttgtcGTCCCAGCAAACAAACCACACAGGGAAGAACCATTATCACATATCCTGTTcttgttttctcattttgttcACTGAAACAGTATAATATCACCACAAAATATCTATATGTATGCAATCAAGCAGAGAAACACCACAAACTAAAGCTTTAGATGATGCCACAGATGATTTGCAAAAGCAGGCATCAGGTTGTATTGTATCTAAGAAGTTAAGAGCCGTTTTAAAGTTGGGGGTATACACATCTCCCAAATCGACTGAAAGACTCAAACATGGTTGATTACAAAAGGTAACTGAAACTGTGAGAGGCCGATTCTCAAATACAGGAGACAAACATTAGCATTTGAAAAGGCAATGACCTGTGATCTATTCAACGTTTTCTCCTCTGACCACCTCAAAGCATCCACAGCCGGATCACAGATCACACAGAACCAGACGGTTGCAACagacaaaatgttaaaacatgcaaacactgcCACTTCTAAAGGCTTACAGCAACCAAATCATGATATGTatccttaattaaaaaaatccaccttGCTCCCACCTGCAAACTCAGATACATATACACCCTTATAAATGAATATaagcatttaaaataaaaaacagcccAAAGAAGGTAAACAACATTCTGTACTCTGTTAAAACTTTGGCAGCACACTCTAGTTGGCAGTAATCTTTGCACTGTCTGTGTGCCAGTTAATATTTCACCTATGAAAC
This genomic window contains:
- the nadka gene encoding NAD kinase isoform X1, which encodes MDSGEEVRVETPPYCCSTCDGGEVARRNLARRNRKARSLSTSSASSSSDHRRAQSLHGPSPVTTFGPKACMLQNPHTVMHIQDPASQRLTWNKPPKSVLVIKKIRDASLLQPFKELCIFLTEVKDMIVYVENKVLDDPAISGDENFGAITKKFCTFSEDLDDISNRVDFIICLGGDGTLLYASSLFQESVPPVMAFHLGSLGFLTPFNFDSYQSQVTQIIEGNAALVLRSRLKVKVLKENWEKKARVDEKGIILTNGDIESSRKAIQYQVLNEVVVDRGPSSYLSNVDLFLDGHLITTVQADGVIVSTPTGSTAYAVAAGASMIHPNVPAIMITPICPHSLSFRPIVVPAGVELKIMLSREARNTAWVSFDGRKRQEICHGDSITITTSCFPVPSICFRDPVNDWFESLAQCLHWNVRKKQNYLSSEDEEF
- the nadka gene encoding NAD kinase isoform X2, which produces MCALMKFNQLQDLSANHSDNKVWKWHIQDPASQRLTWNKPPKSVLVIKKIRDASLLQPFKELCIFLTEVKDMIVYVENKVLDDPAISGDENFGAITKKFCTFSEDLDDISNRVDFIICLGGDGTLLYASSLFQESVPPVMAFHLGSLGFLTPFNFDSYQSQVTQIIEGNAALVLRSRLKVKVLKENWEKKARVDEKGIILTNGDIESSRKAIQYQVLNEVVVDRGPSSYLSNVDLFLDGHLITTVQADGVIVSTPTGSTAYAVAAGASMIHPNVPAIMITPICPHSLSFRPIVVPAGVELKIMLSREARNTAWVSFDGRKRQEICHGDSITITTSCFPVPSICFRDPVNDWFESLAQCLHWNVRKKQNYLSSEDEEF